One part of the Pristiophorus japonicus isolate sPriJap1 unplaced genomic scaffold, sPriJap1.hap1 HAP1_SCAFFOLD_75, whole genome shotgun sequence genome encodes these proteins:
- the LOC139256610 gene encoding zinc finger protein 271-like gives MESHKDTRTKEKPWKCGDCGKLFRSLSKLKFHRRSHTGERPFTCSECGKGFTQSSDLMTHQRVHTGERPFTCSECGKGFTTSSSLLIHQRVHTGERPFTCPECGKGFTCSSNLLKHQRVHTGERPFICTECGNGFTQSSDLLKHQRVHTGERPFTCSECGKGFTQSSALLKHQRVHTGERPFTCSVCGKGFNVSHDLVNHQRVHTGERPFTCSECGKGFTSSSNLLKHQRVHTGERPFICTECGNGFTQSSDLLKHQRVHTGERPFTCSECGKGFTQSSDLLTHQRVHTGERPFTCPECGKGFNVSHDLVNHQRVHTGERPFTCSECGKRFTCSSNLLKHQRVHTGERPFICSVCGKGFTCSSDLLRHQRVHTGERPFTCSECGKGFTQSSTLLTHQRVHK, from the coding sequence atggagagtcacaaggatacccgcaccaaggagaaaccgtggaaatgtggtgactgtgggaagctaTTCAGATCACTGTCTAAGCTGAAATTTCATcgccgcagtcacactggggagaggccattcacctgctccgagtgtgggaagggattcactcagtcatctgacctgatgacacaccagcgagttcacactggggagaggccgttcacctgctccgagtgtgggaaaggattcactacttcatccagcctgctgatacaccagcgagttcacactggggagaggccattcacctgccctgaatgtgggaagggattcacttgttcatccaacctgctgaaacaccagcgagttcacactggggagaggccattcatctgcactGAGTGTGGAaacggattcactcagtcatctgacctgctgaaacaccagcgagttcacactggggagaggccattcacgtgctcagagtgtgggaagggatttactcagtcatccgctctgctgaaacaccagcgagttcacactggggagaggccattcacctgctccgtgtgtgggaagggattcaatgtgTCACACGACCTTgtaaatcaccagcgagttcacactggggagaggccgttcacctgctctgagtgtgggaagggtttcacttcttcatccaacctgctgaaacaccagcgagttcacactggggagaggccattcatctgcactGAGTGTGGAaacggattcactcagtcatctgacctgctgaaacaccagcgagttcacactggggagaggccattcacgtgctctgagtgtgggaagggatttactcaatcatccgacctgctgacacaccagcgagttcacactggggagaggccattcacctgccctgagtgtgggaaaggattcaatgtgTCACATGACCTTgtaaatcaccagcgagttcacactggggagaggccgttcacctgctctgagtgtgggaagcgattcacatgttcatccaacctgctgaaacaccagcgagttcacactggggagaggccgttcatctgctccgtgtgtgggaagggattcacttgttcatccgacctgctgagacaccagcgagttcacactggggagaggccattcacctgctctgagtgtgggaagggatttactcagtcatccaccctgctgacacaccaacgagttcacaagtga